The Paenibacillus sp. FSL R7-0345 DNA segment GCACGGTCGTATAGGACAGGGAAAACCAGAAGACATTGCCGAAGTTGGAGAAGACGTCTTCATTGGGATAATACCAGTTCTCTACTACAAAAAAGTTCAAATATTCAAAGGCAAACCAGCTGAAGCAGGAAACCACCGCCAGCAGCTGCATCAGACGAGGCTTGTGGGAGATGATCGAATTGCCGCCTGTCCGCTTATAGACGAGCCCGTCCAATATCAGAATGAAGGACCACCACAGCGGGACAAAAGCATAATTCTCCAGCGGCTCCAGCAGATCCAGGCGGGCCCACATGAGGAACCAGCTGAGCGCAAGCACAGGCAGGCTCCACCAGAACCACACGGGAAAAGCAGTTCTGCCATTCTGGGGCTGCGGAACCAGGGTTACCTTTTTGAATCCGAACATACGGGGAAATACAAGCACCAGTGTTATAATGACGGCTACGATACAGGCGAGAGAGAAATAGAGCAGGCTGAATCCGGGGTCTGCCTCAACCTTCTGCGAGGGAAATTCCCCATACCCCGGAGGCAAGCCTTTCCACTTGGCCAGACTGCCAAGCAGCGGCAGCAAAAAAATCATAATAAACGTTGCGATCAGGAAAAGCGTTTTCTGCCCTTTTTTCACAATAATACCCCTCTGTCATATGTAGTCTAAAGGTCGAATTTTGTTGACCCGCTATCTATTCGCTGCCAGCCCAAATTATTCCTGCTTGTATTCCCCGGGACCCAGAACGAAAGTTGCATTTAACATTCATTTAATAGTGCCCGTTATAATTTTACCCAATAGAAAAGACACTAGTTTTTTCTAGTGTCTTTTCCTAGCAGGAACGCAAGTAGATTTTGTCGAATTCCTTTTTATCCCATTTATTTGGCAGGAGGTTATTTTCTGAGACAATTTATGATTGGACAGTACGGCGGTTTTGATGAACAGAAGTTCAGAAAAGATTTCCGGAGCGGATTCTATGGAATTGAAGCTTGTATGTTTGCCTCTGAAGAGGATACTGCATTGCTGGTTGAAGCGGCCAGGTACGGCGGATTCGCCATAGGTGTACATTTTCCGTTTCGTAAAAATAACACCAGGCTGCGGGACCCGCTTGTCCTGTCCGCTGATCATGAGGTGCGTGCTGACGCTTTCCGGCAGATCGCCGCAGAACTGGATGCTCTGGCCGCAATCAAGCCGGATTACGTGCTGTTCCATTATCCTAAACCGGTCATACTCGATGAACGCGTAGACTGGACCGGATGGCGGTTCGGAGACCGCCGGGAATTCATCTATGAGCATGAAATTACACCCGACGAGTTGATTATCCGCACTGAGCAGCTTTTCCAATGGCTTGATGAACAGGGCCGGACCTACCAGTTCACGCCGGTGCTGGAGTTCGATGCCATCAGCCGGCTTATTTATGAGCAGAATTTTCTTGAACCGTTATTGATCAAATACCCAAGCATCAGATTATGCCTGGACACGGCCAGACTATTTCTGCAGGACAAGCTGGACCACCACTTTGACGCCAGGAAAATACTAACGACCTATTCGAAGTATGCCTTTCTTATCCACCTGTCGAATGTCCAGGTTCAAGGCAGTGTGCAAAACAGTCATTATCCTGTACTCCCGGAATTACATGAGGCCGACGGATGGGCACCGGTTGAAGCTTACCTGCAGATCATCCGGGCAGAAAATCCGCAGGTCAGAATCATGTTCGAGCACCGCTCGGACCTTATTACTGAAGAACAGCTGGATCAGTGTTATGCCTGGGTGGATCATATAATTAACGGTACTTAAATCCGTGCTTATTACGGAAGCATCCGTACAACCAGCCCTTCAAGCATGCGCAGCTGCCATTCAGCTTCAGAGGCGAATTCCGGCTTGAATGGTTCCCCGCTCTCCAGCTTGTATGTACGGAGGCAATAGGCCATCTGGATACAGGCCATCACGGCGTCTCTGGCATGCTGATTGGCCTGTCCGCGGGCATCTGTTGCCCCCGCTGCCGCTTTTGCGCTGATTGTAACCTCAAAGCCGCTGTCGATCTGTGTTTTGAAGCTGGCGGGAATGTCCTGCAGGGCATCTGGCGCGCTGCTTTTCAGCTTCAGCGCCTTCCAGCCGTGGCCCGGATAGATTTCATACAAGCGGGAAACATCTTCACGGTACGGCTGGAACGGATAAACCGCTGCTTCCCCGTGCAGATTGTGCAGCAGCCGGCGTGCCCCGTAGAGCATGGCATGCATCGCAATCGGCGTGGAAGATACCGGACTTTTGCCGTCAACCGCAATGTCTGTCAACCGGAGATCACGGCTGCTTTTGCCGCTGTGAATCTGGCCGAACCGCTGCTTGAACTGGTCCCTGCTATCGTCATAAGCTCCCTGGATGAACTTGTCCCAGGATGAAGAATACTGCTGCTCCAGATAATACTCCGGAATGGAGAACGGGAAATCCATACCCCAGGGTGCTTTGGTAGCCCTGATTTCATAAAATAAATCCAGCCTGTCCTCACAGCTGGACACCTGTTCCACGATGAAGCTGTTCCCGTCCAGCCGGCCGGAAGCAATGAAGATTTTGCCTTCCGGGTTTTTGGCTCCGCTGAAATCACAGCCGTAAATGTTCATGTTGTCCTCCTCCTGTGTTTCCAGTCCTGCTATGCTCCTCCACTAATCGTTGCAGGCGCTCATAGTCCAGCTGTACCGCCGGGATACCATGCTCAATCCGCATCCGGTAGAGATTAAGAATCCGGATTTGCTCCTCGCTCAGCTCTTTTTTATTGAAGTACAGATGCATCAGGTTATACACGAACAATTCCTTCAGCTGGAGCAGCAGCGGTAAATGACCCAGCATCTCTGAGGTCAGCGTATGCTCCTCCAGATAGCCGGTAAGCAGACTCTCGGCGAGCCGCTGGCCGTAATCCCTGATATTTCCCTGCCCGGCAAAAGAAAACTCCAGCGCTGAGTAAAGCGGCACCGCCAGATCATACAGATAATAATGGCGCTCACAATCCTGAAAATCAATGAGCGTCAGCGTCTCTCCCCAAGCCAGCACATTTTCCAGCCAAATATCCCCGTGTATAATACCGTAATTCTCCCCGTCCCGGGATATGGCCTGCAGCTTCTGAAGTACCTCCTGCGCAGCCGCCCGGATCAGTGTTTCCTCCGGCGGAATGGACTGCAGGAACTGGTACTCCCTATTCTCGGTCCAGTCCTTAATCTGCTCTGCTCGGCCATGCTGCTGCTCATACCTTTCTCCGGCCTTATGCAGTCTGCCTATCACCCGGCCCAGCATTTTAAACACCTCACCGTCCCATTCCTTCAGCGGCAGATGAGCTCCCGGTGCAGCCGCAAACATAACAATTTGAACGGGGTCTGCAAGATTATGGCTTTCTATCAGCTTTCCGCTAACAGAAGGGATGATCTCCGCAACATGGACCCCGGCGCCGCGCAGATAGACGAGCAGCTTCACCTCCTCTGCCTGAGCTTCATAAGGCTTGTAATCACTGACTCTTGCAAAATAAACCTTATTATCCGCCAGACAACGGTACATTTCCCCGGTTACAGCCTCGGCAGCCTGCAGCTCCAGCGGGTAAAGGGCATTAAGCGCCTGCAGCACTGACTGTTCCTGTTCATTCACTAATAACTCCACCCTTCACTTTCAGCCAACTCTCAGCCTGACTTCAGGGAGACTTAACCTTTCTGTTCTAAGCTTAACGTACGGATACAGATGAAGGGAACAGGAGAGATTTATTTATATGAAAAAAATACATGCTAGCCTTGCCGTATCGCTTATACTTGCCGTGATCGCGTCGGGCTGCGGCTCCGCGAGTACGGCAAAGGTAAATACAGCTGCAGCCGCCACTTACGCAGACGTTATTCCTGATGCTTCAGTTACTACTGCCGCACCGGCTTCAACCTCAGTTCCTGACATTCCGCAGGAAGCTGAGAATATGGACACAGATATCATTCTGGGCGACAGCGTAAGGATTGAAGGCGGGGGTGCTGAAGCACACGGCCAGCAGGTTACGATCAGCTCACCTGGCATTTACCGGCTTAGCGGAATCCTGGCAAACGGCAGTATGGACATTAATGCTCCCGGAGGCAGCGTTGAGCTTGTACTTGAAGGAGTCAGCATCCGTAACCCGGCGGGTCCGGCCATACAGATT contains these protein-coding regions:
- a CDS encoding sugar phosphate isomerase/epimerase encodes the protein MIGQYGGFDEQKFRKDFRSGFYGIEACMFASEEDTALLVEAARYGGFAIGVHFPFRKNNTRLRDPLVLSADHEVRADAFRQIAAELDALAAIKPDYVLFHYPKPVILDERVDWTGWRFGDRREFIYEHEITPDELIIRTEQLFQWLDEQGRTYQFTPVLEFDAISRLIYEQNFLEPLLIKYPSIRLCLDTARLFLQDKLDHHFDARKILTTYSKYAFLIHLSNVQVQGSVQNSHYPVLPELHEADGWAPVEAYLQIIRAENPQVRIMFEHRSDLITEEQLDQCYAWVDHIINGT
- a CDS encoding phosphotransferase, with the protein product MNEQEQSVLQALNALYPLELQAAEAVTGEMYRCLADNKVYFARVSDYKPYEAQAEEVKLLVYLRGAGVHVAEIIPSVSGKLIESHNLADPVQIVMFAAAPGAHLPLKEWDGEVFKMLGRVIGRLHKAGERYEQQHGRAEQIKDWTENREYQFLQSIPPEETLIRAAAQEVLQKLQAISRDGENYGIIHGDIWLENVLAWGETLTLIDFQDCERHYYLYDLAVPLYSALEFSFAGQGNIRDYGQRLAESLLTGYLEEHTLTSEMLGHLPLLLQLKELFVYNLMHLYFNKKELSEEQIRILNLYRMRIEHGIPAVQLDYERLQRLVEEHSRTGNTGGGQHEHLRL
- a CDS encoding small-conductance mechanosensitive channel, translated to MKKGQKTLFLIATFIMIFLLPLLGSLAKWKGLPPGYGEFPSQKVEADPGFSLLYFSLACIVAVIITLVLVFPRMFGFKKVTLVPQPQNGRTAFPVWFWWSLPVLALSWFLMWARLDLLEPLENYAFVPLWWSFILILDGLVYKRTGGNSIISHKPRLMQLLAVVSCFSWFAFEYLNFFVVENWYYPNEDVFSNFGNVFWFSLSYTTVLPAIVEWYLLLGTFKGFKERYSNGPKFNVSRTLLILYFVIGLFLAFGMGYYPYLLFWVLWVALVPMLSAAMALCGYWTPFSPAKNGDWSKLILIALATLCNGFFWELWNFGSEWFHDSVPTNPNYWKYSVPYLDKIHIFSEMPILGYYGYLFFGVNCWIVWLIAAYVFKFDADFELTGKNR